The Macaca fascicularis isolate 582-1 chromosome 13, T2T-MFA8v1.1 sequence ctgggattacaggcgtgagccactgagcccggcctttttctttctttctttcttttttttttttgagacaaagtttcaccctgttgcccaggttggagagcagtggtgctcactgctcactgcaacctccacctcctgggtttaagcagttctcatgcttcagcctcctgggtagctgggactacaggtgcacaccaccacaccaggctacttctttgtatttttagtagaaacgggctttctccatgttggccaggctagtcttgaattcctgacctcaagtgatccacctacctcggcctcccagagtgctaggattacaggtgtgagccactgtgccccacctggaaatgtttttaaatgctcCATAAACTTAAAGACTCAACAGGTTGGTTCTTTCTGTAAGTGTTGGCAACCCAGGCACAAtaaactatattattattattattattattattatttgagacagggtcttgttcttttgcccaggctggagtgcagtggcatgatcccatcctgaactgtgactgtgccactgcactccagcctgggaaacagaggatcctctgccttagcctcctgagtggttgggactgcaggcttgcaccaccatgcccagctaatttcttttgttttttggtagagatggggttttgccatattgcctaaGCTGTATTCTTTTTATAGTGGTGTTTGGGTTAGGTTTGTTCCACTTACTATAATCTGAACATGGATAACCATCTTAGCCTTGGGTTCCAGAAAGCAGAGCCTGAAGCTTATGTGCAGATACCTTGTTAGGGAGTAGGAAATGATCCCATTGAGGGAAAGATGGAGAGCCACTATAAGGATGTATTATTGAACAAGCCCCTGCTAAGGGCAGCTGTTGCTCAGTCCCTTGGAACTGAGAAGCTTTTTGAAATACTCCTTaaagtggctgggcgtggtggctcacgcctgtaatcccagcactttgggaggctgaggtgggcggatcacctgaggtcggaagtttgagaccaacctggccaatatggtgaaaccccatctccactagaaatgcaaaaattagctgggcatggtggcgggcccctgtaatcccagctactcgggaggctgaggcaggagaattgcttgagcctgggaggtggaggttgcagtgagctgagatcgcaccactgcactccagcctgggtgacagagtgagactccatctcaaaaaaaaaaaaaaaaaggaaagaaaagaaatactccTTAGGACTGTCTGGATGAATAGCTATTTctagagaaaagaagaaacctTTTTCTACCACTCCCATCCCACATTGGTCAAAGATTCCAAAGACTTACcccaggctgggtatggtggctcgccagcactttgggaggccaagacaggcaaatcacttgaggtcaggagttcgagaccagcctggccaacatggtgaagtcccatctctactaaaaatacaaaaattagctgggcatggtgggcatggtggtataatcccagctactcaggtggctgaggcaggagaattgcttgaacccaggaggtagaggttgcaatgaaccaagatcacgccactgcactccagcctgggtgacagagtgagactgcatctcaaaaaaaaaaaaaaaaaaaaaggccaggcacagtggctcatgcctgtaatcctataatccctgcactttggaaggctgagatgggtagatcacctgaggtcaagagttcaagaccagcctgaccaacaaggtgaaaccccatctctactaaaaatacaaaaattagctgggcgtggtggcaggtgcctgtagtcccagctactcaggaggccaagacaggataattgcttgaacccgcaaggcagaggttgcagtgagctgagatcatgccactgcactccagcctaggcaacagagcgagactctgtctcaaaaaaaaaaaaaaaaagaaaaaaaaattcacctcaTGGGATAACTCCCCTCCGCTACTAGTTTGTCCATGCATAGTCACTGAAGCCATCAGTAGCAAAGGTCCAGGTGTGGCATAGGCCTGAAGCAAGAATCTGTCATTACTACAGTAATGTCTGGAGTAAGAAATAGGTGAATCAAGAACATttgaaatgatttaaaagaaatgtCTGGTATACCAGTTTTGGCCAAGCCAGAGTCCGGAACAGGGTAGCCTGGGGAAAGGGTTGCTGCATGTTCTACAGAGTTTGAGTCAGCCTTATCCCTTCCTTTTTTGAGGGCCTTTCCACTCTCCAGTGGGCCCAGGGCCGAGCTGCATCCATCTTAGTCTACTCGGTCCTGCTGTGGGAGCAGCTGAGCTCCTACAGATACTGGTTTCCCTGGGGTCTGAATTAAGCTAGGGTGTGAGAGCTCAATAGAACTTACAGACCATCTAGTCCAGCCTGTGAGActgcagagaaggaaactgaggcaggagtggGCGTGTCATGCACTGAGGTCTCAGTCAGTGGTTGAGCTGGCGTTATAACCTAGGGCACTGCCCGCCACACTGCCATGCCCTTGAGACTACTGGAGCCTCCAGATGCTGAGTGCAACCCCAGCTGATCTCAGCTTAGATACGTGACAAGCTGCAAAACTACCCATTTTGTCTCATTTTCTAGCAGTAGGATGGGTTCAGGCCAGAAATGAGAGAGCATTCAGAATAATCCCAGAGGATCCACTCTCCCTTCCCACTGCTGGGCTTCCACTCCCTCTGGGCTCTGTGCCAGACTGAGCCCCTACCCTAGGCAGCTGACTAATGTTTGGAGACTTCTGAGGAGGAAGGCAGCACTGCTGGCCTCATGCCAGTAGCTATACCTGCTGACCCAGCCCTCCTGGACTGAAGGACACGCTTCCTGCTCCTCATTCCAAGAAACCACTTCTTGCCCCTCTGCCTTCTGCGCATGAGACTCAAAAGCCACAAAAGTAAGCAGAGGAACAAAATAGGAGAAGTAGGGAATTTACGCCACCCATGCCTGGGAAGAGGGTGTGGAAGTTGGGGCTTTTCCTCTAGTGGACAGGAAGTGGTCCCAAATCAATCTGCTCAGTGGCAGGCTCCCTTCCCCCGGCCTCTGGATCTGGTGGGGAGTGACGGCATGAGAACTGGCACCTACCCAGGGGCATGATGTCACACCTGCGCCAGCATCTGCTCACTGGGctccatgcccagcctgtcaTTGGGCATCACTGCCCAATAGCCCCTCGCCCTGCCCATCAGGCCTCTGGCCATTATGTTTGCAGGCCTCCAGTCCCAGCTCCCTAGAAACAAGTCCAAGGGGAGTGGGCCCAGAGTACTGGAGAGTCCAGACCAACCAAACATATCCAGGAGACCTCCCAGAGGCTGGGGTGGTTTGGATCTCTTTGGGCTCTGGGTTGGGGAAGATGGGGTGAGGAATCTGAATGTCTGTCCTTCCTGCCCAAAGGGTCACTTGGGCTGGAAAAGCACGCTTGCTCTATGCTTGCTCTAAAGCCTTATACCACCTTGGAGTTGCTGCAGGCACTGGAGGCCTGATCATCTGTGGGCAAAGGAATTCCTGGGCGCCACTCTTCTGAAATAAACTGTCAGGGACTGCATATCTACACACCACCTACTCACCCCTACTGCTGCCCTGTCACTTGGTAGTCCCTCAGGCTTGATGGGCACAGTTTGGGGGACTTAAATCCATCTTTCTCCAAGGCTGCAGGCTTCTAAACTATGGGGCTAGAAGTCAGGGACCTGGCTTTTCATTCAAGCTCTGCCTCTAGCTTGTTGTGTGACTGTTGGCAAGTCATGAAGagtgaaaacacacacacttctctgtttctttcccaGGAATATTGCTGCCTGCCATCCCCACGAGGTGACAAGGAGCAGAGTGATGGAATTTGGGGGAGTAAAGACAGAGAGGAAGTGCATTAGTCTAGGGAATGTCTTTGATATGCAAGCCCTTTGGGGCCTCACGTGGGCAGGAACACCTAGCAGGGGAGCAGCCACAGGGGCCTCCTGGTGCTACTGACCTCTGAGCCCATCTCAGCCCATGCTGGGAATACCCTGGCCTCCTTGGTCCTCCTTGGGAGAAGGACTGGGTTCAGTTCCAACTGCACTCTTTACCAAGCCACCTCATCTCTCAAAGACTCATCATTAAATGGGggtgtaggccgggtgcagtggctcacacctgtaatcccaacacttttgggaggccgaggcgggcagatcacttggggtcaggagttcgagaccaacctggccaacatggtgaaatggtgaaaccccatctctactaaaactacaaaaatcagccaggtgtggtggtgggcacctgtaatcccagctactcaggaggctgaggcaggagaatcgcttgaaccaggaaggcggaggttgcagtgagctgagatcgtaccactgcactccagcctgggcgacagaacgagactccatctcaaaaataagtgaatgaatgaatgaatgggggtGTGACCACCTACCTCCCAGAtcttttgtgaggattaaatgtgtaAGAGCCCTTTGTAAACACCTTACCAAAGTAGACCATTACACTGTTGGTCCCTTCATTTCAGAAAGAACTGCCTTTTGTGCCTCACCATCCCCTGGTCTTCTCGGCAGCACTCTTCCCTTTCTTCAGGGCTGCAGCAGCTCCCTCTTATCCCTGACTGGAGGGATAGGGAACCCAGTGCTGATTGCTTGGGGGTGGGAGCAAACCTGCAGTTCCCCTAGACGTCCTCGCACCTTCTACCCGACCTGGACCTTTGGGAGACTTAAGAGTTCTTTAAGCCCTTTCTCAGAGTCGTCCTGCTGTTTGGAGCAGTACATTTGAcgttttccctttattttctgaGCGCTTACCAGGGGCTTGCTTAGCTGTATGGTGGGGGAATGGGATAACAAAAGTGTCTGGGATTCTATCCTTGACTCTGGGAGGTCATGTCTCACAGTGTTCTGGAAGAcccccaccactttgggagttTCAGGGAGAGACAAGACAGGATTGGGGGTACCCAGAGCTGCTCCATGTCCAGTAGCCCAGGTGAGGCATGggtgcccagccccagccccagccccagctctcaGCCATACCCAGCTGTCACTGACTAGGCTGCTCAGGGGCAGGGCCGGGCAGAGGGTGTGGAGGAGGAGCGCAGCAGTGAGTGTGCAGCCAGCATGGACGTCAGAGCCAGCTCCGGGCCAAGGAATGGGGCAGAAGGATGTGTTTGCCCAGTGCTAATTGAGGGCACAGGGACAGTGTGACTACGGGTTTGGATAGGGGGCTCTCATTACTCAGTGAGATAGACAGGCGAGCCGGAAATCATACGGTCACTCCCAAGTGGCCTGGTAAGTGTGTATTTGCTAGAAATCATCACGCCACCATAACGGAGTGGGGGCTCTGTAAACAGTGATGATTTCTGTCATAGTTTCTGGGTGTGGGTGTCTAAATAGGGCTGCTTGGAGCTGGGTATCTGTGCAGTTAGGGAAAGGGAAGCAGGTACAGAGTTCTGGGGGGGAAATGGCCACTATATTCATTGCCAACTTGATCTAAGGTTGTGAATGGAGGAAATCTCGGTTTAGCTGATTGATTGTGCTAAGAGGTGGCCAAGACTCTTTCTTGTGGGGACTCTTATCAGCTCAACCAGTCATCTTCCTGCTTATGACCATTTGAGcactcttcttttatttttttttttctttttgagatagggtcttgctctgtcgctcaggcagCAGTGTGATGGcgtgatcactgcagccttgacctcctggggtcaagcgatcctcccacctcagcctcctgagtagctgggactacaggcacgtgccaccatgcccagctaattatttaaaaaaaaaatttgtagaagttgggtcttgctatattgtccaggctgaactcaaactcctgggctcaagcaatcctcctgcctcagcctcccagagtgccggaattacaggtgtgagccacaattcCAGACCAGCACTCTTGTTTTAGAAAAAGAGttattctggccaggcacagtggctcatgcctgtaatctcagccctttgagaagccaaggcgagcagatcacctgaggtcaggggttcaagatcagcctggccaacatggcgaaaccccatctctactaaaaatacaaaaaataggcaggcatggtggtgggtgcctgtagtcctagccacttgagaggctgaagcaggggaatcgtttgaatccggggggcagaggttgcagtgagccaagatcatgccactgcactccagcctggacaacagagcgagactcagtctaaaaaaaaaaaaaagttatttttgctgTTCTCCACAAATAGAGATCTCTTAGACCAAGGTGAAAGCTGTTGGCAGGGTCTTGCATTGGGCTCGGGGGAGAAAACAGGGTTTCCTACCATTCTACACATGATTTATTCATTGTGCTGTGTCCTAGAAAGAAGTGTCTAGGAATCCAGCCACCTGGTTCTTGCATTGGCCCTGCACTTACTGGTTATGTGGGATCCTGGACTTCGTTTCCATACCTCTAAAATAAGCGGTTTGCATTAAATTATCTTAAAGCCCCTTTTGATTCTGACGGTCTGTGGTTCTCAGCCCTGTGGCCTTaaattctccttcctctctctttacTTACTGACTCTGACTTCCCTTTACTGCTCAATGCAAAGTTCCTGGGCCTGCTCATCCCAGTTCTGACAGGATACACATGAGGTGTCACCATCCTTGGGGAGATGAGGGCTTTGAGGCAGCAGGAAGGGACTAGTCATTTGTTTCCAGAATGAAGCCCTGGGGATGAGAGTACCAGAGTCTCAGTGGAGGTCAGCAGATGTCCCTCCTTCCTTGGAATGGCAGCCCATCCCAGGAGATGTCCTGACAACACCTGTGTACCCTGCATAGGGTCCCTGATGGGCCTGGGTGACATTATCTCACAGCAGCTGGTGGAGAGGCGGGGTCTGCAGGAACACCAGAGAGGCCGGACTCTGACTATGATGTCCCTGGGCTGTGGCTTTGTGGTAAGTTCTCCCCTCAGCAGGGCTTCAGTGGACTCAACAGTAGCCTTAGTTCTTTGTCATCCTTTGGCTTCCCTTGGACTGTCACACCTAAGCCAACCTGCCGCCCTCTTTTCTTAGTGTCCACTTCCCCTAAGGGTTTCTGATACTTGGGGCGGGGAGCTTAGTGAGGTAGAGGCCTAGTGctccctcactgcagcctgctGCTATGTGGGGTTTACTTCCAGGGCCCTGTGGTAGGAGGCTGGTACAAGGTTTTGGATCGGTTCATCCCTGGCACCACCAAGGTGGATGCACTGAAGAAGATGATGTTGGATCAGGTGAGCAGGAGAACGGAGTGGGGAGGGTGAGCTGTGTTGGGGGTAGGTGGGGATTTCAGCACTCATAGGACTTTAATTTCTCTTCCCTAGGGGGGCTTTGCCCCGTGTTTTCTAGGCTGCTTTCTCCCACTGGTAGGGGCACTCAATGGACTGTCAGCCAAGGACAACTGGGCCAAACTACAGCAGGTGAGCTGGGCAGGTGTGGAGAATGTCTCTGGCTAGCAGACTGACAGCCCAGGGGAAGGAGACAGGTTTTACAGGGATAAAAAAGGGGGTAAGTGCAGGTTGAGTCCCAGGCCATGAAGGAGAGGAGCTGAGGGTTATGGTGCAGGAATGTGCTCTTTGAACCCAAGTCTGTCATTCACACTGGGAAGTGGGAGCTGCTTGGAGGTGCAAGTGTTAATTTGttccttctctgtctccccaggATTATCCTGATGCCCTTATCACCAACTACTATGTAAGAGCTGACACCTCAACTGCTTGTTCTTCTGCTTCCTTAAGTCTAGAACTGTCCTGGGATTGGGGGTCCTCCTGACATGGGAAGCCCTTCCGTTGGGATTACTCTTTCATTCCCAGGATGGGCACCATAAATAGGGAAGCCATCACCCAATTGTTCACCTTTCTCTTATGTGCAGAAGTTGGGGTAGGGCCAGGCAAGACAGTGAGTCTGGGGTCAGGTGGTGGGGCAGCCATCCAACCTTTACCTTCTCTCTTGCAGCTATGGCCTGCTGTGCAGTTAGCCAACTTCTACCTGGTCCCCCTTCATTACAGGTATGTCGCACCCCTACCCCACCCATCAAGGAATACCCACGTTACCAACAGTTGGAGACAAAATGATTCTCATTTCAACCTTGAGCTACCTTAGACCCCCAACTGGAACACTGAGCCCTGATCAGAGTTTCTCAGATTCCCAAGCATGTTATTCAGATGTCTAGCCATTTCCAGAAACCGTCCAGAGTGTCTGCCCACTGACCTTCTTCATCTCCCTAGGGAGGATCCTGCTTCTACCACCCTTGTCTCCATCCCACCTGGGGCTCCGCCTTTGATGGCGTATCTGGAGGGACAGTGGCTGGGGTGCTGCAGCCTAGGTTAGACAGAGAGGTAGACCAGAAAGCCAAGTAGAAGCCTGGCCAGACACTCATGATAAAGACAGTTGCTGAACTGCACCCAAAAAAATAGTGGAACTGAAGATGTGTGGTTCAAATGCTTGGAGGTGAGGGATTGTGGGAACAGGGGAAAATAAGGGGGAACATGACCAAAATGTACATGAATAACATAGCTAAAATGAATACagactggctgggcatggtggctcacacctgcaattctagcactttgggaggctgaggcgagaggttTGCTAGGGtctaggagtttgacaccagcctaggcaatatagtgagacctcatctctacagaaaatacaaaaaattagccaggcacatggtaacatatgcctgtagtcccagctacttgggaggctgaggtgggaggatcacttgagcccgagagatggaggttgctgtgagccaagattgtgccactgcatttcagaccctggtgacagagtgagaccctgtctcaaaaaaaaaaaaaaaaaaaaaggctgggcgcagtggctcacgcctgtaatcccaacactttgggaggctggggcgggcagatcacaaggtcaggaattcgagaccagcctgaccaatatggtgaaaccctgtctctactaaaaatacaaaaattagctgggcgtggtagcaggtgcctgtagtcccagctactcgggaggctgaggcaggagaattgcttgaacctgggaggcagaggttgcagtgagccaagatcgcaccaccacactccagcctgggcaacagagtgagactccatttccaaaaaaaaaaaacagaaaacaaaaaaggaatacaggccgggcgcggtggctcaagcctgtaatcccagcactttgggaggccgaggcgggcagatcacaaggtcaggagatcgagaccacagtgaaaccccatctctactaaaaatacaaaaaattagccgggcgcggtggcgggcgcctgt is a genomic window containing:
- the MPV17 gene encoding mitochondrial inner membrane protein Mpv17 isoform X1; translation: MALWRAYQRALAAHPWKVQVLTAAHPRRCPDNTCVPCIGSLMGLGDIISQQLVERRGLQEHQRGRTLTMMSLGCGFVGPVVGGWYKVLDRFIPGTTKVDALKKMMLDQGGFAPCFLGCFLPLVGALNGLSAKDNWAKLQQDYPDALITNYYLWPAVQLANFYLVPLHYRLAVVQCVAVIWNSYLSWKAHRL
- the MPV17 gene encoding mitochondrial inner membrane protein Mpv17 isoform X2, which encodes MALWRAYQRALAAHPWKVQVLTAAHPRRCPDNTCVPCIGSLMGLGDIISQQLVERRGLQEHQRGRTLTMMSLGCGFVGPVVGGWYKVLDRFIPGTTKVDALKKMMLDQGGFAPCFLGCFLPLVGALNGLSAKDNWAKLQQLWPAVQLANFYLVPLHYRLAVVQCVAVIWNSYLSWKAHRL
- the MPV17 gene encoding mitochondrial inner membrane protein Mpv17 isoform X3, whose amino-acid sequence is MALWRAYQRALAAHPWKVQVLTAGSLMGLGDIISQQLVERRGLQEHQRGRTLTMMSLGCGFVGPVVGGWYKVLDRFIPGTTKVDALKKMMLDQGGFAPCFLGCFLPLVGALNGLSAKDNWAKLQQDYPDALITNYYLWPAVQLANFYLVPLHYRLAVVQCVAVIWNSYLSWKAHRL
- the MPV17 gene encoding mitochondrial inner membrane protein Mpv17 isoform X4, with amino-acid sequence MALWRAYQRALAAHPWKVQVLTAGSLMGLGDIISQQLVERRGLQEHQRGRTLTMMSLGCGFVGPVVGGWYKVLDRFIPGTTKVDALKKMMLDQGGFAPCFLGCFLPLVGALNGLSAKDNWAKLQQLWPAVQLANFYLVPLHYRLAVVQCVAVIWNSYLSWKAHRL
- the MPV17 gene encoding mitochondrial inner membrane protein Mpv17 isoform X5 — translated: MALWRAYQRALAAHPWKVQVLTAAAGGEAGSAGTPERPDSDYDVPGLWLCGPCGRRLVQGFGSVHPWHHQGGCTEEDDVGSGGLCPVFSRLLSPTGRGTQWTVSQGQLGQTTAAMACCAVSQLLPGPPSLQVGRCPMCCCYLELLPVLEGTSALSRPHFIVSTLQ
- the MPV17 gene encoding mitochondrial inner membrane protein Mpv17 isoform X6 yields the protein MMSLGCGFVGPVVGGWYKVLDRFIPGTTKVDALKKMMLDQGGFAPCFLGCFLPLVGALNGLSAKDNWAKLQQDYPDALITNYYLWPAVQLANFYLVPLHYRLAVVQCVAVIWNSYLSWKAHRL